A region of Homo sapiens chromosome X, GRCh38.p14 Primary Assembly DNA encodes the following proteins:
- the RIBC1 gene encoding RIB43A-like with coiled-coils protein 1 isoform 2 (isoform 2 is encoded by transcript variant 2): MYNIKQSTDTKEAAAIEARRNREKERQNRFFNVRNRVMGVDVQALNNQVGDRKRREAAERSKEAAYGTSQVQYDVVVQMLEKEEADRTRQLAKKVQEFREQKQQLKNGREFSLWDPGQVWKGLPTYLSYSNTYPGPASLQYFSGEDLDRDTRLRMQQGQFRYNLERQQQEQQQAKVDENYTGKQPGPPDSET; encoded by the exons ATGTATAACATAAAACAGTCAACAGATACCAAGGAAGCAGCAGCCATCGAGGCTAGAAGAAATCGAGAAAAAGAGCGACAAAACCGATTCTTCAATGTGCGGAACCGAGTCATGGGG GTGGATGTCCAGGCCCTGAACAACCAGGTGGGAGACCGAAAGCGTCGGGAAGCAGCAGAAAGAAGCAAGGAGGCAGCTTATG GTACCAGCCAGGTGCAGTATGATGTGGTAGTCCAGATGTTAGAGAAGGAAGAGGCAGATCGAACACGTCAGCTGGCCAAGAAAGTCCAGGAGTTTCGGGAGCAGAAGCAGCAGCTCAAGAACGGGCGTGAATTTAGTCTTTGGGATCCAGGCCAAGTCTGGAAGGGGCTTCCAACCTATCTTAGTTACAGTAATACCTATCCTGGTCCAGCCAGCCTGCAGTACTTCTCTGGGGAAGACCTAGACAGGGACACACGGCTGAGAATGCAGCAGGGGCAGTTCAGGTACAACTTGGAAAGGCAACAGCAGGAGCAACAGCAAGCCAAGGTTGATGAGAATTATACAGGTAAGCAGCCCGGCCCTCCAGACTCAGAGACCTGA
- the RIBC1 gene encoding RIB43A-like with coiled-coils protein 1 isoform 3 (isoform 3 is encoded by transcript variant 3) translates to MYNIKQSTDTKEAAAIEARRNREKERQNRFFNVRNRVMGVDVQALNNQVGDRKRREAAERSKEAAYDALSNQLRLAMDAQATHLARLEESCRAAMMCAMANANKAQAAVQAGRQRCERQREQKANLAEIQHQSTSDLLTENPQVAQHPMAPYRVLPYCWKGMTPEQQAAIRKEQEVQRSKKQAHRQAEKTLDTEWKSQTMSSAQAVLELEEQERELCAVFQRGLGSFNQQLANEQKAQ, encoded by the exons ATGTATAACATAAAACAGTCAACAGATACCAAGGAAGCAGCAGCCATCGAGGCTAGAAGAAATCGAGAAAAAGAGCGACAAAACCGATTCTTCAATGTGCGGAACCGAGTCATGGGG GTGGATGTCCAGGCCCTGAACAACCAGGTGGGAGACCGAAAGCGTCGGGAAGCAGCAGAAAGAAGCAAGGAGGCAGCTTATG ATGCGCTCAGTAACCAGCTGCGCCTCGCCATGGATGCACAGGCCACCCATctggccaggctggaggagtCCTGTCGTGCGGCCATGATGTGTGCCATGGCCAACGCCAACAAAGCGCAG GCAGCTGTGCAGGCTGGGCGTCAGCGCTGTGAGCGTCAGCGTGAACAGAAGGCCAACCTTGCGGAGATCCAGCACCAGAGCACGAGTGACCTACTGACTGAAAACCCCCAGGTCGCCCAACACCCTATGGCTCCCTACCGGGTCCTGCCCTATTGCTGGAAGGGCATGACTCCAGAGCAGCAAGCTGCCATCAGGAAAGAGCAGGAAGTACAACGCTCTAAGAAGCAAGCACACCGTCAGGCTGAGAAAACACTGGATACTGAATGGAAAAGCCAGACCATGAGCTCAGCCCAGGCAGTGCTGGAGCTAGAAGAGCAGGAGAGGGAATTGTGTGCTGTATTTCAAAGGGGTCTAGGATCCTTCAACCAGCAGCTGGCTAATGAGCAAAAAGCCCAGTGA
- the RIBC1 gene encoding RIB43A-like with coiled-coils protein 1 isoform X2: MYNIKQSTDTKEAAAIEARRNREKERQNRFFNVRNRVMGVDVQALNNQVGDRKRREAAERSKEAAYDALSNQLRLAMDAQATHLARLEESCRAAMMCAMANANKAQAAVQAGRQRCERQREQKANLAEIQHQSTSDLLTENPQVAQHPMAPYRVLPYCWKGMTPEQQAAIRKEQEVQRSKKQAHRQAEKTLDTEWKSQTMSSAQAVLELEEQERELCAVFQRGLGSFNQQLANEQKAQQDYLNSVIYTNQPTAQYHQQFNTSSR, from the exons ATGTATAACATAAAACAGTCAACAGATACCAAGGAAGCAGCAGCCATCGAGGCTAGAAGAAATCGAGAAAAAGAGCGACAAAACCGATTCTTCAATGTGCGGAACCGAGTCATGGGG GTGGATGTCCAGGCCCTGAACAACCAGGTGGGAGACCGAAAGCGTCGGGAAGCAGCAGAAAGAAGCAAGGAGGCAGCTTATG ATGCGCTCAGTAACCAGCTGCGCCTCGCCATGGATGCACAGGCCACCCATctggccaggctggaggagtCCTGTCGTGCGGCCATGATGTGTGCCATGGCCAACGCCAACAAAGCGCAG GCAGCTGTGCAGGCTGGGCGTCAGCGCTGTGAGCGTCAGCGTGAACAGAAGGCCAACCTTGCGGAGATCCAGCACCAGAGCACGAGTGACCTACTGACTGAAAACCCCCAGGTCGCCCAACACCCTATGGCTCCCTACCGGGTCCTGCCCTATTGCTGGAAGGGCATGACTCCAGAGCAGCAAGCTGCCATCAGGAAAGAGCAGGAAGTACAACGCTCTAAGAAGCAAGCACACCGTCAGGCTGAGAAAACACTGGATACTGAATGGAAAAGCCAGACCATGAGCTCAGCCCAGGCAGTGCTGGAGCTAGAAGAGCAGGAGAGGGAATTGTGTGCTGTATTTCAAAGGGGTCTAGGATCCTTCAACCAGCAGCTGGCTAATGAGCAAAAAGCCCA GCAGGATTACCTGAATTCAGTAATCTACACCAATCAACCTACAGCCCAGTATCACCAGCAGTTTAACACCAGCAGCCGCTAA
- the RIBC1 gene encoding RIB43A-like with coiled-coils protein 1 isoform X1 — protein sequence MYNIKQSTDTKEAAAIEARRNREKERQNRFFNVRNRVMGVDVQALNNQVGDRKRREAAERSKEAAYGTSQVQYDVVVQMLEKEEADRTRQLAKKVQEFREQKQQLKNGREFSLWDPGQVWKGLPTYLSYSNTYPGPASLQYFSGEDLDRDTRLRMQQGQFRYNLERQQQEQQQAKVDENYTDALSNQLRLAMDAQATHLARLEESCRAAMMCAMANANKAQAAVQAGRQRCERQREQKANLAEIQHQSTSDLLTENPQVAQHPMAPYRVLPYCWKGMTPEQQAAIRKEQEVQRSKKQAHRQAEKTLDTEWKSQTMSSAQAVLELEEQERELCAVFQRGLGSFNQQLANEQKAQQDYLNSVIYTNQPTAQYHQQFNTSSR from the exons ATGTATAACATAAAACAGTCAACAGATACCAAGGAAGCAGCAGCCATCGAGGCTAGAAGAAATCGAGAAAAAGAGCGACAAAACCGATTCTTCAATGTGCGGAACCGAGTCATGGGG GTGGATGTCCAGGCCCTGAACAACCAGGTGGGAGACCGAAAGCGTCGGGAAGCAGCAGAAAGAAGCAAGGAGGCAGCTTATG GTACCAGCCAGGTGCAGTATGATGTGGTAGTCCAGATGTTAGAGAAGGAAGAGGCAGATCGAACACGTCAGCTGGCCAAGAAAGTCCAGGAGTTTCGGGAGCAGAAGCAGCAGCTCAAGAACGGGCGTGAATTTAGTCTTTGGGATCCAGGCCAAGTCTGGAAGGGGCTTCCAACCTATCTTAGTTACAGTAATACCTATCCTGGTCCAGCCAGCCTGCAGTACTTCTCTGGGGAAGACCTAGACAGGGACACACGGCTGAGAATGCAGCAGGGGCAGTTCAGGTACAACTTGGAAAGGCAACAGCAGGAGCAACAGCAAGCCAAGGTTGATGAGAATTATACAG ATGCGCTCAGTAACCAGCTGCGCCTCGCCATGGATGCACAGGCCACCCATctggccaggctggaggagtCCTGTCGTGCGGCCATGATGTGTGCCATGGCCAACGCCAACAAAGCGCAG GCAGCTGTGCAGGCTGGGCGTCAGCGCTGTGAGCGTCAGCGTGAACAGAAGGCCAACCTTGCGGAGATCCAGCACCAGAGCACGAGTGACCTACTGACTGAAAACCCCCAGGTCGCCCAACACCCTATGGCTCCCTACCGGGTCCTGCCCTATTGCTGGAAGGGCATGACTCCAGAGCAGCAAGCTGCCATCAGGAAAGAGCAGGAAGTACAACGCTCTAAGAAGCAAGCACACCGTCAGGCTGAGAAAACACTGGATACTGAATGGAAAAGCCAGACCATGAGCTCAGCCCAGGCAGTGCTGGAGCTAGAAGAGCAGGAGAGGGAATTGTGTGCTGTATTTCAAAGGGGTCTAGGATCCTTCAACCAGCAGCTGGCTAATGAGCAAAAAGCCCA GCAGGATTACCTGAATTCAGTAATCTACACCAATCAACCTACAGCCCAGTATCACCAGCAGTTTAACACCAGCAGCCGCTAA